A section of the Synechococcales cyanobacterium T60_A2020_003 genome encodes:
- a CDS encoding gamma-glutamylcyclotransferase → MTPSPKRVFICGSALRGQPDHGNLQSATFIRTTKTQPLYRLHAAADGWHPAIYQVETGGISIPGEPYELTPEQYDHLVSTEPPHMYPANVLLESGEVATAMLYPRELVDQYHWPDISHHGGWAAYKQATATVG, encoded by the coding sequence ATGACACCCTCTCCAAAGCGGGTCTTCATTTGTGGATCGGCTCTACGCGGACAGCCTGACCACGGCAATCTTCAATCCGCCACGTTTATCCGTACGACCAAAACTCAGCCCCTTTACCGTCTCCACGCAGCCGCAGATGGCTGGCATCCTGCCATTTACCAGGTTGAAACAGGCGGAATCAGCATTCCAGGCGAACCGTACGAACTGACACCGGAGCAATACGACCACTTAGTCTCCACTGAGCCTCCGCATATGTATCCCGCCAATGTGCTGCTAGAAAGTGGCGAAGTGGCTACAGCAATGCTGTATCCACGCGAATTGGTTGACCAATACCACTGGCCTGACATTTCCCATCACGGGGGCTGGGCAGCGTACAAACAGGCCACTGCAACTGTGGGGTAG
- the queG gene encoding tRNA epoxyqueuosine(34) reductase QueG gives MVNAEQIKQQALDLGFHKVGIASVDGAETAIAKSATALTQWLNQGYQADMAWMANPKRQAIREVMPTVRSLICVALNYYTPHAHADDPAIAKISRYGWGRDYHRILHKKLKQLAQWLESQGDGIQARYYADTGPVQDKVWAQQAGLGWIAKNSNVITREYGSWVFLGEVLTNLDLPPDSPHTSHCGTCTRCLDACPTGAIAQPYVVDANRCIAYHTIENRAPELPEAIAQTLNGWVAGCDICQDVCPWNQRFATPTDVEGFQPYPWNLAPKLEELSTLSQEDYDRRFQASALRRIKPDMMRRNARSNLKAQAQP, from the coding sequence ATGGTGAACGCTGAGCAGATTAAGCAGCAGGCGCTAGACCTCGGATTCCACAAAGTGGGAATCGCATCTGTGGATGGAGCGGAAACAGCGATCGCCAAGTCTGCTACTGCGTTAACCCAATGGTTAAACCAGGGCTACCAGGCTGATATGGCTTGGATGGCGAACCCCAAACGGCAGGCCATTCGGGAGGTGATGCCCACGGTGCGATCGCTCATCTGCGTCGCGTTGAACTACTACACCCCCCATGCTCATGCTGATGATCCGGCGATCGCCAAAATCTCGCGCTACGGCTGGGGACGGGACTACCACCGCATTTTGCATAAAAAACTGAAACAGTTGGCGCAATGGCTGGAATCCCAAGGCGACGGCATCCAGGCTCGATACTACGCCGACACTGGCCCCGTGCAGGATAAGGTTTGGGCGCAGCAGGCCGGACTGGGCTGGATCGCCAAAAACAGCAACGTGATCACGCGGGAGTACGGTTCCTGGGTCTTTTTGGGCGAAGTGCTCACCAATCTAGACTTGCCGCCCGATTCCCCCCATACCTCCCATTGCGGAACCTGTACCCGCTGTTTAGATGCGTGTCCCACTGGGGCGATCGCCCAACCCTACGTCGTAGATGCGAATCGCTGCATTGCGTATCACACCATCGAGAATCGTGCGCCGGAACTACCAGAAGCGATCGCCCAAACCCTAAACGGCTGGGTCGCAGGGTGCGATATCTGCCAGGACGTGTGCCCGTGGAACCAGCGCTTTGCCACACCTACCGATGTCGAGGGCTTCCAACCCTATCCGTGGAACCTTGCTCCGAAACTGGAAGAGTTATCCACCTTATCCCAGGAAGACTACGATCGCCGCTTTCAGGCATCGGCTCTGCGACGAATTAAGCCCGACATGATGCGCCGCAATGCGCGGAGTAATTTGAAAGCGCAGGCGCAGCCCTGA